A region from the Anoplolepis gracilipes chromosome 2, ASM4749672v1, whole genome shotgun sequence genome encodes:
- the LOC140662863 gene encoding uncharacterized protein isoform X1, translating into MGMSLFACCVRQNRAEEARQQMLTKDPPELSWENTLGSPHGVPFDDDTKELLKKCLNVSVPPPTSVTELIKRSDAFPVKFPISTMRCASLRDRGISSDTIELNANSTYPLIHEAMLPLIAAWLKHKRLYGSAVEKALYKDMNLIQFIHRLLEKRAVYFYGPNDRWKLIDNKTGVDGWETVGTSNEKEPLVLTKCLSYDEIKLSAMMVVSSHTEFINDGSRKNRGIVSSDPDAVQPRGVIMGVVGTRLFGKPRLMECQDILITTVQNNMDNGYGPGIDGTSEEKRGMRVLWAKLYGVDYHPVYEETVKRVKSKDNRRYLSLTSQTIFDIENYMKRTLLSVEIILLEANTRAEKQNTTAFLHVVGFGLGVWKIIQDQELYFLKTFEIAIKKMNKKLKHVSDVMFSYFRQQKCGDAGNGDYLGNIKIHFAMREPHSRLFRSADANKLLIVTYAWDGNALPGNEFWNGYLESSGDPAAACSSQITELHNSRINPRACGASLHVASAEHGILHISDYAKLHLT; encoded by the exons ATGGGCATGTCACTATTTGCTTGTTGCGTCCGTCAG AATCGAGCGGAAGAAGCGCGTCAACAGATGCTAACGAAGGACCCGCCAGAATTATCGTGGGAGAACACTCTGGGCTCACCCCATGGCGTGCCCTTCGACGACGATACGAAGGAGTTGCTGAAAAAGTGTCTCAATGTATCTGTGCCACCACCGACCAGTGTGACGGAATTAATTAAGCGAAGCGATGCATTCCCTGTGAAGTTTCCAATTAGCACTATGAGATGCGCCTCTCTGAGGGACAGGGGAATCAGCTCGGATACTATTGAG TTAAATGCAAACTCAACATATCCGCTGATACACGAGGCGATGTTGCCCTTGATTGCTGCATGGTTGAAACACAAGCGGTTGTACGGTAGCGCTGTCGAGAAAGCCTTGTACAAAGACATGAATCTCATCCAATTCATTCATCGTCTGCTGGAGAAGAGGGCTGTTTACTTTTACGGTCCCAATGATCGATGGAAATTAATCGACAACAAGACCGGCGTCGACGGTTGGGAGACTGTTGGTACTAGCAATGAGAAGGAACCATTG GTCCTAACAAAATGCTTGAGCTATGACGAGATAAAATTATCGGCGATGATGGTGGTATCATCTCACACGGAGTTCATAAACGACGGCTCGCGAAAGAATAGAGGCATCGTGAGCAGTGACCCAGACGCAGTCCAACCTCGTGGGGTTATTATGGGTGTCGTAGGCACAaggtt ATTCGGAAAACCACGACTTATGGAGTGTCAGGATATTCTCATCACGACAGTGCAAAACAATATGGATAACGG gTATGGACCTGGGATAGATGGCACGTCGGAAGAAAAACGCGGGATGCGCGTTTTGTGGGCGAAGCTTTACGGGGTGGATTATCATCCGGTCTATGAGGAAACTGTGAAACGTGTTAAATCGAAAGACAATAGACGTTACTTGTCGTTAACCAGTCAAACTATCTTTGACATTGAGAATTACATGAAGCGAACCCTGCTTTCCgtagaaataatattgctCGAAGCGAACACTCGCGCTGAAAAGCAAAACACGACCGCTTTCTTGCACGTGGTCGGTTTTGGCCTCG GTGTCTGGAAAATAATTCAGGATCAAGAGTTGTATTTCTTGAAAACGTTCGAGATCGCCATTAAAAAGATGAACAAGAAGCTTAAACATGTTTCAGACGTCATGTTCTCTTACTTTCGGCAGCAGAAGTGCGGCGATGCAGGAAACGGCGATTATCTGGGCa atataaaaattcattttgccATGAGAGAACCACACAGCAGACTATTTCGATCTGCCGATGCGAATAAACTACTCATTGTCACTTATGCCTGGGATGGAAACGCATTACCAG GAAACGAATTCTGGAATGGTTATCTAGAATCCAGTGGCGATCCAGCAGCAGCGTGCAGCAGCCAAATAACCGAGTTGCATAATTCCAGAATCAATCCACGCGCGTGCGGCGCCAGCTTGCACGTCGCATCCGCGGAGCACGGAATTCTGCACATATCGGATTACGCAAAGCTTCACCTTACTTAG
- the LOC140662863 gene encoding uncharacterized protein isoform X3, whose product MDRTTRRKLLNRAEEARQQMLTKDPPELSWENTLGSPHGVPFDDDTKELLKKCLNVSVPPPTSVTELIKRSDAFPVKFPISTMRCASLRDRGISSDTIELNANSTYPLIHEAMLPLIAAWLKHKRLYGSAVEKALYKDMNLIQFIHRLLEKRAVYFYGPNDRWKLIDNKTGVDGWETVGTSNEKEPLVLTKCLSYDEIKLSAMMVVSSHTEFINDGSRKNRGIVSSDPDAVQPRGVIMGVVGTRLFGKPRLMECQDILITTVQNNMDNGYGPGIDGTSEEKRGMRVLWAKLYGVDYHPVYEETVKRVKSKDNRRYLSLTSQTIFDIENYMKRTLLSVEIILLEANTRAEKQNTTAFLHVVGFGLGVWKIIQDQELYFLKTFEIAIKKMNKKLKHVSDVMFSYFRQQKCGDAGNGDYLGNIKIHFAMREPHSRLFRSADANKLLIVTYAWDGNALPGNEFWNGYLESSGDPAAACSSQITELHNSRINPRACGASLHVASAEHGILHISDYAKLHLT is encoded by the exons AATCGAGCGGAAGAAGCGCGTCAACAGATGCTAACGAAGGACCCGCCAGAATTATCGTGGGAGAACACTCTGGGCTCACCCCATGGCGTGCCCTTCGACGACGATACGAAGGAGTTGCTGAAAAAGTGTCTCAATGTATCTGTGCCACCACCGACCAGTGTGACGGAATTAATTAAGCGAAGCGATGCATTCCCTGTGAAGTTTCCAATTAGCACTATGAGATGCGCCTCTCTGAGGGACAGGGGAATCAGCTCGGATACTATTGAG TTAAATGCAAACTCAACATATCCGCTGATACACGAGGCGATGTTGCCCTTGATTGCTGCATGGTTGAAACACAAGCGGTTGTACGGTAGCGCTGTCGAGAAAGCCTTGTACAAAGACATGAATCTCATCCAATTCATTCATCGTCTGCTGGAGAAGAGGGCTGTTTACTTTTACGGTCCCAATGATCGATGGAAATTAATCGACAACAAGACCGGCGTCGACGGTTGGGAGACTGTTGGTACTAGCAATGAGAAGGAACCATTG GTCCTAACAAAATGCTTGAGCTATGACGAGATAAAATTATCGGCGATGATGGTGGTATCATCTCACACGGAGTTCATAAACGACGGCTCGCGAAAGAATAGAGGCATCGTGAGCAGTGACCCAGACGCAGTCCAACCTCGTGGGGTTATTATGGGTGTCGTAGGCACAaggtt ATTCGGAAAACCACGACTTATGGAGTGTCAGGATATTCTCATCACGACAGTGCAAAACAATATGGATAACGG gTATGGACCTGGGATAGATGGCACGTCGGAAGAAAAACGCGGGATGCGCGTTTTGTGGGCGAAGCTTTACGGGGTGGATTATCATCCGGTCTATGAGGAAACTGTGAAACGTGTTAAATCGAAAGACAATAGACGTTACTTGTCGTTAACCAGTCAAACTATCTTTGACATTGAGAATTACATGAAGCGAACCCTGCTTTCCgtagaaataatattgctCGAAGCGAACACTCGCGCTGAAAAGCAAAACACGACCGCTTTCTTGCACGTGGTCGGTTTTGGCCTCG GTGTCTGGAAAATAATTCAGGATCAAGAGTTGTATTTCTTGAAAACGTTCGAGATCGCCATTAAAAAGATGAACAAGAAGCTTAAACATGTTTCAGACGTCATGTTCTCTTACTTTCGGCAGCAGAAGTGCGGCGATGCAGGAAACGGCGATTATCTGGGCa atataaaaattcattttgccATGAGAGAACCACACAGCAGACTATTTCGATCTGCCGATGCGAATAAACTACTCATTGTCACTTATGCCTGGGATGGAAACGCATTACCAG GAAACGAATTCTGGAATGGTTATCTAGAATCCAGTGGCGATCCAGCAGCAGCGTGCAGCAGCCAAATAACCGAGTTGCATAATTCCAGAATCAATCCACGCGCGTGCGGCGCCAGCTTGCACGTCGCATCCGCGGAGCACGGAATTCTGCACATATCGGATTACGCAAAGCTTCACCTTACTTAG
- the LOC140662863 gene encoding uncharacterized protein isoform X4 codes for MNRAEEARQQMLTKDPPELSWENTLGSPHGVPFDDDTKELLKKCLNVSVPPPTSVTELIKRSDAFPVKFPISTMRCASLRDRGISSDTIELNANSTYPLIHEAMLPLIAAWLKHKRLYGSAVEKALYKDMNLIQFIHRLLEKRAVYFYGPNDRWKLIDNKTGVDGWETVGTSNEKEPLVLTKCLSYDEIKLSAMMVVSSHTEFINDGSRKNRGIVSSDPDAVQPRGVIMGVVGTRLFGKPRLMECQDILITTVQNNMDNGYGPGIDGTSEEKRGMRVLWAKLYGVDYHPVYEETVKRVKSKDNRRYLSLTSQTIFDIENYMKRTLLSVEIILLEANTRAEKQNTTAFLHVVGFGLGVWKIIQDQELYFLKTFEIAIKKMNKKLKHVSDVMFSYFRQQKCGDAGNGDYLGNIKIHFAMREPHSRLFRSADANKLLIVTYAWDGNALPGNEFWNGYLESSGDPAAACSSQITELHNSRINPRACGASLHVASAEHGILHISDYAKLHLT; via the exons atg AATCGAGCGGAAGAAGCGCGTCAACAGATGCTAACGAAGGACCCGCCAGAATTATCGTGGGAGAACACTCTGGGCTCACCCCATGGCGTGCCCTTCGACGACGATACGAAGGAGTTGCTGAAAAAGTGTCTCAATGTATCTGTGCCACCACCGACCAGTGTGACGGAATTAATTAAGCGAAGCGATGCATTCCCTGTGAAGTTTCCAATTAGCACTATGAGATGCGCCTCTCTGAGGGACAGGGGAATCAGCTCGGATACTATTGAG TTAAATGCAAACTCAACATATCCGCTGATACACGAGGCGATGTTGCCCTTGATTGCTGCATGGTTGAAACACAAGCGGTTGTACGGTAGCGCTGTCGAGAAAGCCTTGTACAAAGACATGAATCTCATCCAATTCATTCATCGTCTGCTGGAGAAGAGGGCTGTTTACTTTTACGGTCCCAATGATCGATGGAAATTAATCGACAACAAGACCGGCGTCGACGGTTGGGAGACTGTTGGTACTAGCAATGAGAAGGAACCATTG GTCCTAACAAAATGCTTGAGCTATGACGAGATAAAATTATCGGCGATGATGGTGGTATCATCTCACACGGAGTTCATAAACGACGGCTCGCGAAAGAATAGAGGCATCGTGAGCAGTGACCCAGACGCAGTCCAACCTCGTGGGGTTATTATGGGTGTCGTAGGCACAaggtt ATTCGGAAAACCACGACTTATGGAGTGTCAGGATATTCTCATCACGACAGTGCAAAACAATATGGATAACGG gTATGGACCTGGGATAGATGGCACGTCGGAAGAAAAACGCGGGATGCGCGTTTTGTGGGCGAAGCTTTACGGGGTGGATTATCATCCGGTCTATGAGGAAACTGTGAAACGTGTTAAATCGAAAGACAATAGACGTTACTTGTCGTTAACCAGTCAAACTATCTTTGACATTGAGAATTACATGAAGCGAACCCTGCTTTCCgtagaaataatattgctCGAAGCGAACACTCGCGCTGAAAAGCAAAACACGACCGCTTTCTTGCACGTGGTCGGTTTTGGCCTCG GTGTCTGGAAAATAATTCAGGATCAAGAGTTGTATTTCTTGAAAACGTTCGAGATCGCCATTAAAAAGATGAACAAGAAGCTTAAACATGTTTCAGACGTCATGTTCTCTTACTTTCGGCAGCAGAAGTGCGGCGATGCAGGAAACGGCGATTATCTGGGCa atataaaaattcattttgccATGAGAGAACCACACAGCAGACTATTTCGATCTGCCGATGCGAATAAACTACTCATTGTCACTTATGCCTGGGATGGAAACGCATTACCAG GAAACGAATTCTGGAATGGTTATCTAGAATCCAGTGGCGATCCAGCAGCAGCGTGCAGCAGCCAAATAACCGAGTTGCATAATTCCAGAATCAATCCACGCGCGTGCGGCGCCAGCTTGCACGTCGCATCCGCGGAGCACGGAATTCTGCACATATCGGATTACGCAAAGCTTCACCTTACTTAG
- the LOC140662863 gene encoding uncharacterized protein isoform X2, translated as MGMSLFACCVRQNRAEEARQQMLTKDPPELSWENTLGSPHGVPFDDDTKELLKKCLNVSVPPPTSVTELIKRSDAFPVKFPISTMRCASLRDRGISSDTIELNANSTYPLIHEAMLPLIAAWLKHKRLYGSAVEKALYKDMNLIQFIHRLLEKRAVYFYGPNDRWKLIDNKTGVDGWETVGTSNEKEPLVLTKCLSYDEIKLSAMMVVSSHTEFINDGSRKNRGIVSSDPDAVQPRGVIMGVVGTRFGKPRLMECQDILITTVQNNMDNGYGPGIDGTSEEKRGMRVLWAKLYGVDYHPVYEETVKRVKSKDNRRYLSLTSQTIFDIENYMKRTLLSVEIILLEANTRAEKQNTTAFLHVVGFGLGVWKIIQDQELYFLKTFEIAIKKMNKKLKHVSDVMFSYFRQQKCGDAGNGDYLGNIKIHFAMREPHSRLFRSADANKLLIVTYAWDGNALPGNEFWNGYLESSGDPAAACSSQITELHNSRINPRACGASLHVASAEHGILHISDYAKLHLT; from the exons ATGGGCATGTCACTATTTGCTTGTTGCGTCCGTCAG AATCGAGCGGAAGAAGCGCGTCAACAGATGCTAACGAAGGACCCGCCAGAATTATCGTGGGAGAACACTCTGGGCTCACCCCATGGCGTGCCCTTCGACGACGATACGAAGGAGTTGCTGAAAAAGTGTCTCAATGTATCTGTGCCACCACCGACCAGTGTGACGGAATTAATTAAGCGAAGCGATGCATTCCCTGTGAAGTTTCCAATTAGCACTATGAGATGCGCCTCTCTGAGGGACAGGGGAATCAGCTCGGATACTATTGAG TTAAATGCAAACTCAACATATCCGCTGATACACGAGGCGATGTTGCCCTTGATTGCTGCATGGTTGAAACACAAGCGGTTGTACGGTAGCGCTGTCGAGAAAGCCTTGTACAAAGACATGAATCTCATCCAATTCATTCATCGTCTGCTGGAGAAGAGGGCTGTTTACTTTTACGGTCCCAATGATCGATGGAAATTAATCGACAACAAGACCGGCGTCGACGGTTGGGAGACTGTTGGTACTAGCAATGAGAAGGAACCATTG GTCCTAACAAAATGCTTGAGCTATGACGAGATAAAATTATCGGCGATGATGGTGGTATCATCTCACACGGAGTTCATAAACGACGGCTCGCGAAAGAATAGAGGCATCGTGAGCAGTGACCCAGACGCAGTCCAACCTCGTGGGGTTATTATGGGTGTCGTAGGCACAag ATTCGGAAAACCACGACTTATGGAGTGTCAGGATATTCTCATCACGACAGTGCAAAACAATATGGATAACGG gTATGGACCTGGGATAGATGGCACGTCGGAAGAAAAACGCGGGATGCGCGTTTTGTGGGCGAAGCTTTACGGGGTGGATTATCATCCGGTCTATGAGGAAACTGTGAAACGTGTTAAATCGAAAGACAATAGACGTTACTTGTCGTTAACCAGTCAAACTATCTTTGACATTGAGAATTACATGAAGCGAACCCTGCTTTCCgtagaaataatattgctCGAAGCGAACACTCGCGCTGAAAAGCAAAACACGACCGCTTTCTTGCACGTGGTCGGTTTTGGCCTCG GTGTCTGGAAAATAATTCAGGATCAAGAGTTGTATTTCTTGAAAACGTTCGAGATCGCCATTAAAAAGATGAACAAGAAGCTTAAACATGTTTCAGACGTCATGTTCTCTTACTTTCGGCAGCAGAAGTGCGGCGATGCAGGAAACGGCGATTATCTGGGCa atataaaaattcattttgccATGAGAGAACCACACAGCAGACTATTTCGATCTGCCGATGCGAATAAACTACTCATTGTCACTTATGCCTGGGATGGAAACGCATTACCAG GAAACGAATTCTGGAATGGTTATCTAGAATCCAGTGGCGATCCAGCAGCAGCGTGCAGCAGCCAAATAACCGAGTTGCATAATTCCAGAATCAATCCACGCGCGTGCGGCGCCAGCTTGCACGTCGCATCCGCGGAGCACGGAATTCTGCACATATCGGATTACGCAAAGCTTCACCTTACTTAG